A genomic region of Alistipes megaguti contains the following coding sequences:
- the pgtP gene encoding phosphoglycerate transporter protein PgtP, with the protein MWKLLQPPAYKAEMPADQIDRKYHKLRLQVFIGIFIGYAGFYLVRKNFSMAIPELAALGFDTSELSIVLSMNAVAYALSKFLMGSVSDRSNARVFLPLGLILTALSMMFMIVPVTLLGPEHKQLAIIIMAILNFLVGWFNGMGWPPCGRVMTHWFSQNERGTKMSIWNCAHNVGGALVGPMAVYGALWFGSWFYGAQSELYFLIGTYLFPAVVAIFIALLAYVMIRDTPQSCSLPSVEKWRNDFPKNYSAKQEEVLTTREIFFKYVLNNKLLWFIAIANAFVYMVRYGCLDWAPTYLREAQGYDIKQAGWAYFAYEFAAIPGTLICGWMSDHLFHGRRALPTILFMAIVAVFILLYWQFSSNYVIVTMSLIAIGFFIYGPVMLIGVQALDLAPKNAAGTAAGLTGFFGYFLGTAILANIVLGTVADRAGWDWTFVLLIGACLLAILFMAFTYRKEKERDKNR; encoded by the coding sequence ATGTGGAAACTGCTGCAACCGCCTGCCTATAAGGCGGAAATGCCTGCCGACCAGATCGACCGCAAATACCACAAGCTGCGTCTGCAGGTCTTCATCGGCATCTTTATCGGTTATGCGGGATTCTATCTCGTCCGCAAAAACTTCTCGATGGCCATTCCCGAGTTGGCCGCCCTGGGCTTCGACACCAGCGAGCTGAGCATCGTCCTGTCGATGAACGCCGTGGCTTACGCCCTGTCGAAATTCCTCATGGGCAGCGTCTCCGACCGCAGCAACGCCCGGGTCTTCCTGCCGCTCGGACTGATTCTCACGGCCCTCTCGATGATGTTCATGATCGTCCCGGTGACGCTGCTCGGTCCCGAGCACAAACAGCTCGCCATCATCATCATGGCCATTCTGAACTTCCTGGTCGGATGGTTCAACGGCATGGGCTGGCCCCCGTGCGGACGGGTCATGACCCACTGGTTCTCGCAGAACGAACGTGGCACGAAGATGTCCATCTGGAACTGCGCCCACAACGTCGGCGGAGCCCTCGTCGGACCGATGGCCGTCTACGGAGCGCTGTGGTTCGGGTCGTGGTTCTACGGCGCGCAGTCGGAGCTCTACTTCCTGATCGGCACCTATCTCTTCCCGGCCGTCGTGGCCATCTTCATCGCCCTGCTGGCCTACGTCATGATCCGCGATACGCCGCAGTCGTGCAGCCTGCCCTCCGTGGAGAAGTGGCGCAACGACTTCCCGAAAAACTACAGTGCCAAGCAGGAGGAGGTGCTCACCACCCGGGAGATCTTCTTCAAATATGTCCTCAACAACAAGCTGCTGTGGTTCATCGCCATCGCCAACGCCTTCGTCTACATGGTACGCTACGGCTGTCTGGACTGGGCCCCGACCTATCTGCGCGAAGCCCAGGGCTACGACATCAAGCAGGCCGGCTGGGCCTACTTCGCCTATGAGTTCGCGGCCATCCCGGGGACGCTGATCTGCGGGTGGATGAGCGACCATCTCTTCCACGGACGCCGCGCCCTGCCCACGATTCTCTTCATGGCCATCGTCGCGGTCTTCATCCTCCTCTACTGGCAGTTCTCGTCGAATTACGTCATCGTCACCATGTCGCTCATCGCCATCGGCTTCTTCATCTACGGCCCGGTGATGCTCATCGGCGTGCAGGCCCTCGACCTGGCACCGAAAAATGCCGCCGGAACCGCAGCCGGATTGACCGGATTCTTCGGATACTTCCTCGGAACGGCCATTCTGGCCAACATCGTGCTGGGAACGGTGGCCGACCGGGCCGGCTGGGACTGGACCTTCGTGCTGCTGATCGGCGCCTGTCTGCTGGCCATTCTCTTCATGGCCTTCACCTACCGCAAGGAGAAAGAGCGCGACAAAAACCGCTGA
- a CDS encoding glycerophosphodiester phosphodiesterase family protein: MLKPLTLTAALLFAGGVAAAQPKVIAHRGYWTLPGSAQNSLASFSKADSVGVFGSEIDVWLTSDNRLIVNHDRVFKGTDIDMERDKANLITQIVLPNGERIPTLDAYLKLVASKPDTRLILEMKSLSDLNREDLAARKIAQALRKHNLLERTDIIAFSINACLAFKKLLPDTKIYYLNGDLPPKSIKALGLAGIDYSMGALRRNPQWIKQAHDLGLEVNVWTVDSEEDLKYFIEQGVDYITTNYPERLQTLLKE; encoded by the coding sequence ATGCTCAAACCTCTTACCCTGACCGCCGCCCTGCTGTTTGCCGGGGGCGTCGCTGCAGCCCAACCCAAAGTCATTGCCCACCGGGGCTACTGGACCCTCCCGGGTTCGGCTCAGAATTCGCTGGCTTCGTTCAGCAAAGCCGATTCGGTCGGAGTCTTCGGTTCGGAGATCGACGTCTGGCTCACCTCCGACAACCGTCTGATCGTCAACCACGACCGTGTCTTCAAGGGGACCGACATCGACATGGAGCGCGACAAGGCCAACCTGATCACGCAAATAGTCCTGCCCAACGGCGAACGCATCCCGACGCTGGACGCCTATCTCAAACTGGTCGCCTCGAAGCCCGACACTCGGCTGATTCTCGAGATGAAGTCGCTTTCGGACCTCAACCGTGAGGATCTGGCCGCCCGGAAGATCGCCCAGGCGCTGCGCAAACACAACCTGCTGGAGCGCACCGACATCATCGCCTTCTCGATCAACGCCTGTCTGGCCTTCAAGAAGCTGCTCCCCGATACGAAAATCTACTACCTGAACGGCGATCTGCCGCCCAAGAGCATCAAGGCGCTGGGGCTGGCCGGCATCGACTACTCGATGGGGGCGCTGCGCCGGAATCCCCAATGGATCAAGCAGGCCCACGACCTCGGGCTGGAGGTCAACGTCTGGACGGTGGACTCGGAAGAGGATCTGAAATACTTCATCGAACAGGGCGTGGACTACATCACGACGAACTACCCCGAACGGCTGCAGACCCTGCTGAAGGAGTAG
- a CDS encoding YgjP-like metallopeptidase domain-containing protein, translating into MTEVIDHPRLGEVTLAQSPRARRVSIRVRATGAVRLAYPFGVSRRRALAFLDEKADWILATRERLARRRAALPPQLPPAEQKTRIEELRRAAREDLPERIARLSAATGLRYEKLSIRASRTKWGSCSGQNHISLSLYLMTLPEVLRDFVILHELCHTVHHNHSPRFHALLDRLTGGREKELSRELRRYTIL; encoded by the coding sequence ATAACCGAGGTGATCGACCATCCGCGTCTGGGAGAGGTGACCCTTGCGCAGTCACCCCGGGCCCGGCGGGTTTCGATTCGCGTGCGGGCCACGGGAGCCGTGCGGCTCGCCTACCCCTTCGGGGTGTCGCGGCGGCGGGCGCTGGCGTTCCTCGACGAGAAGGCCGACTGGATTCTCGCCACCCGGGAGCGGCTGGCCCGCAGACGTGCCGCCCTGCCGCCACAACTCCCGCCCGCGGAGCAGAAAACCCGCATCGAGGAGTTACGCCGGGCCGCCAGGGAGGACCTCCCGGAGCGTATTGCCCGGCTTTCGGCCGCAACGGGGCTGCGTTACGAAAAACTCTCGATCCGTGCTTCGCGCACGAAGTGGGGGAGTTGTTCGGGACAGAACCACATCTCGTTGAGCCTCTACCTGATGACGCTGCCCGAGGTGCTGCGGGATTTTGTCATCCTGCACGAGCTTTGCCATACGGTCCACCACAACCATTCGCCGCGTTTCCATGCTCTGCTCGACCGTCTGACCGGCGGCCGCGAGAAGGAACTCAGCCGTGAGCTGCGGCGCTATACGATCCTCTGA
- the rlmB gene encoding 23S rRNA (guanosine(2251)-2'-O)-methyltransferase RlmB, translating to MDNLIFGIRPVAEAIEAGRQIEKLYIRKGAEGPLMQEFRDLCIRHRIRWQEVPVEKLNRLTRGNHQGVVAQTAAIEYVELSDILERVPEDETPLVVLFDGVTDVRNFGAIARSAECAGAHGLITPLKNSAPVNAEAIRSSAGALTTIPVCRVGSVRNTLKQLQAEGFQVVAATEKSRKLLYDADFRRPTVLVMGAEDTGISREVLKLCDEQLAIPMIGHIESLNVSAAAAVMLFEVVRQRIGE from the coding sequence ATGGATAATCTGATTTTCGGGATCCGTCCCGTGGCCGAGGCGATCGAAGCCGGCCGGCAGATCGAAAAACTCTACATCCGCAAGGGGGCCGAGGGGCCGTTGATGCAGGAGTTCCGCGACTTGTGCATCCGCCACCGCATCCGCTGGCAGGAGGTGCCCGTCGAGAAGCTGAACCGCCTGACGCGCGGCAACCATCAGGGGGTCGTTGCTCAGACGGCCGCCATCGAGTATGTCGAACTGTCGGACATTCTCGAACGGGTTCCCGAGGATGAGACGCCGCTGGTGGTCCTCTTCGACGGGGTGACCGACGTACGCAACTTCGGGGCCATCGCTCGTTCGGCCGAGTGTGCCGGGGCCCACGGCCTCATCACGCCCCTGAAGAACTCCGCACCGGTCAATGCCGAGGCGATCCGTTCGTCGGCCGGGGCGCTGACGACGATTCCGGTCTGCCGCGTGGGGTCGGTCCGCAACACGCTCAAACAGCTGCAGGCGGAGGGTTTCCAGGTGGTCGCCGCCACCGAAAAGAGCCGCAAGCTGCTCTACGACGCCGACTTCCGCCGCCCGACCGTGCTGGTCATGGGGGCTGAGGATACGGGCATCTCGCGCGAGGTGCTCAAACTCTGCGACGAACAGCTGGCCATCCCGATGATCGGTCATATCGAGTCGCTGAACGTTTCGGCCGCAGCGGCCGTGATGTTGTTCGAGGTCGTACGTCAGCGCATCGGCGAGTAG
- the rmuC gene encoding DNA recombination protein RmuC, with the protein MNSTLLFLAILLGLLAAVLGVLLSRQHRQNTRLAREKAASDEALADARQRLTAAETLRNQLTQSRDEAQNELRTLREEHLRTQTSLAALRASSEAEIAALRTKNAEEREAERTEREKLEERFRLEFKNLATEILGEQSREFKQANKESLDILLKPFRDNITEFRERVERIYSHENEQRGELKNELKRLMELNQHISADARNLTDALKGNSKVQGDWGEMLLETILDSSSLSKGIHYETQYNLKDEEGRNLRPDVVLHLPEGKHIIIDSKVSLTAFVNYTAAQSEEERQRYMAAHVASVRQHVKELGAKEYQLHLSRMYNRQTLPDFVILFIPNEPAFLAALQSDPKIWSDAYDRKVIISSPTNLFALLKLVADLWKYNDQDKNTREIATCGLKLYEQLVAFTASLENVGASLGKARDAYEDAYKRLCTGNDNIIRVGERLRRTARLQTKRHHAARTLELAGSEDVEPEAGQGAAPSDSSALPPKADANE; encoded by the coding sequence ATGAATTCCACTCTGCTTTTTCTTGCCATCCTGCTCGGACTGCTTGCCGCCGTTCTCGGAGTCCTTCTTTCCCGCCAACACCGCCAAAACACCCGGCTGGCCCGGGAGAAAGCTGCCTCGGACGAGGCGCTGGCCGATGCGCGCCAACGGCTGACGGCCGCCGAAACCCTCCGGAATCAACTCACGCAAAGCCGCGACGAGGCTCAGAACGAGTTGCGCACCCTGCGCGAGGAGCACCTCCGCACGCAGACCTCGCTGGCCGCCCTGCGCGCCTCCTCCGAGGCCGAAATCGCCGCCCTGCGGACGAAAAATGCCGAAGAACGCGAAGCCGAACGTACGGAACGCGAGAAACTCGAGGAGCGTTTCCGGCTGGAATTCAAGAATCTGGCCACGGAGATTCTCGGCGAACAGTCGCGCGAGTTCAAACAGGCCAACAAGGAGTCGCTCGACATCCTGCTCAAACCCTTCCGCGACAACATCACCGAATTCCGCGAACGGGTCGAGCGCATCTACTCCCACGAAAACGAACAGCGCGGCGAACTGAAAAACGAACTCAAGCGCCTCATGGAGCTCAACCAGCACATCTCAGCCGATGCCCGCAATCTGACCGATGCGCTGAAGGGCAACTCGAAGGTGCAGGGTGACTGGGGCGAGATGCTGCTGGAGACGATTCTCGACAGCTCGTCGCTCTCGAAGGGCATCCACTACGAGACGCAGTACAACCTCAAGGACGAGGAGGGTCGCAACCTGCGTCCCGACGTGGTGCTCCATCTGCCCGAGGGCAAACACATCATCATCGACTCGAAGGTCTCGCTCACGGCCTTCGTCAACTACACCGCAGCCCAGAGCGAGGAGGAGCGCCAGCGATACATGGCGGCCCACGTCGCCTCGGTGCGGCAGCACGTCAAGGAGCTGGGAGCCAAAGAATATCAACTGCATCTGAGCCGCATGTACAATCGACAGACCCTGCCCGATTTCGTCATCCTGTTCATCCCCAACGAGCCAGCCTTTCTGGCCGCCCTGCAGAGCGACCCGAAGATCTGGTCCGACGCCTACGACCGCAAGGTGATCATCTCGTCGCCGACGAATCTCTTCGCGCTGCTCAAACTCGTGGCCGACCTCTGGAAATACAACGACCAGGACAAGAATACGCGTGAGATCGCCACCTGCGGGCTAAAGCTCTACGAACAACTGGTGGCCTTCACCGCATCGCTCGAAAACGTGGGTGCCTCCCTCGGCAAGGCGCGCGACGCCTACGAGGATGCCTACAAGCGGCTCTGCACGGGCAACGACAACATCATCCGCGTGGGCGAACGGCTGCGCCGGACAGCCCGCCTGCAGACCAAACGCCACCATGCGGCCCGCACGCTCGAACTCGCCGGCAGCGAGGACGTCGAACCGGAAGCCGGACAAGGCGCTGCTCCGTCGGACAGCAGCGCCCTGCCGCCCAAGGCGGACGCAAACGAATGA
- a CDS encoding DUF4153 domain-containing protein: MKWNFRTRLKELREGLQTVVRRHPLELLLLLALTVTLIVSYETGHEPPAARLVVMGWGALLLLVVNRLAGQTVWRRIYWVAWVPLVPLYLWSGLAGWLESAQAVITLAILTPLALLASRRAAANDRFVADALVCLRAAVLAMLFAYVAYGLFEAILWSAAYIFGFAEARWVMRLTTDLLVVVQFFAVPALFLMMLDRWEEARVGSSRVLEVLMNGIITPAVVIYAAVLYLYLLKILVTWSLPEGGVAYLVFGFTIATLLVKALRLPLAKRTFDWFYDRFSLVSLPILVLFWVGGVRRVGEYGLTVPRIYLVACGVVMTFCIGLFLWRRAGRYLWVVLFAMAVFAAVAYIPALEPERRALQSQTRRVERLASALGRLDERGHLSLAPVAMADTARRKEFRELYEALQYVERDSATFARFGLRSTDDWVATLPETMRDYVQWGWTQTVADTISPSSSVEAYLPHNARFEVDGRYTRCYVNLSVWNPESCIIENDTLRFRVGERQPVVEIPLAELLQKQLSASGFDPAAGVALTREQTLRLLDYRDERCRILFEQLSVERRDSVDVINSLSVHSLWLR, encoded by the coding sequence ATGAAATGGAATTTCCGTACCCGATTGAAGGAGCTCCGCGAGGGGCTTCAAACCGTTGTGCGCCGTCATCCGTTGGAGCTGCTTCTGCTGCTGGCACTCACCGTGACGCTGATCGTCAGCTATGAAACCGGGCACGAACCCCCTGCCGCGCGTCTGGTGGTGATGGGGTGGGGCGCCCTGTTGCTGCTGGTGGTCAACCGGCTGGCCGGGCAGACCGTATGGCGCCGCATCTACTGGGTAGCATGGGTCCCGCTGGTGCCGTTGTACCTCTGGTCGGGGCTCGCCGGATGGCTGGAGTCTGCGCAGGCGGTCATCACGCTGGCCATCCTCACGCCGTTGGCGCTGCTGGCCTCGCGCCGGGCCGCGGCAAACGACCGTTTCGTAGCCGACGCGCTGGTCTGTCTGCGGGCGGCGGTGCTGGCCATGCTCTTCGCCTATGTCGCCTACGGACTCTTCGAGGCGATCCTCTGGTCGGCGGCCTACATCTTCGGATTCGCCGAAGCCCGCTGGGTCATGCGCTTGACGACGGATCTCCTCGTCGTCGTGCAGTTCTTCGCCGTCCCGGCCCTCTTCCTGATGATGCTCGACCGCTGGGAGGAGGCCCGCGTGGGCTCGTCGCGCGTCCTGGAGGTGCTGATGAACGGAATCATCACGCCGGCCGTCGTCATCTATGCCGCCGTCCTCTACCTCTATCTGTTGAAGATCCTCGTGACGTGGTCGCTGCCCGAGGGCGGGGTGGCCTATCTGGTCTTCGGATTCACGATAGCGACCCTGTTGGTCAAGGCGCTGCGGCTGCCTCTGGCCAAACGCACCTTCGACTGGTTCTACGACCGTTTCAGCCTCGTGTCGCTGCCCATTCTCGTGTTGTTCTGGGTCGGGGGGGTGCGGCGTGTCGGTGAGTACGGACTGACCGTGCCGCGCATCTATCTTGTGGCCTGCGGCGTGGTGATGACCTTCTGCATCGGGCTCTTCCTCTGGCGCCGTGCGGGGCGTTACCTCTGGGTGGTGCTCTTCGCCATGGCGGTCTTTGCCGCGGTGGCCTACATTCCGGCTCTGGAGCCCGAACGCAGGGCCCTGCAGTCGCAGACGCGGCGTGTCGAACGCCTTGCCTCCGCGCTGGGGCGTCTCGACGAACGGGGACACCTCTCGCTCGCTCCCGTCGCGATGGCCGATACGGCCCGCCGCAAGGAGTTCCGCGAGCTGTATGAGGCGCTGCAGTATGTCGAACGCGACAGCGCCACGTTTGCCCGCTTCGGCCTTCGCTCCACGGACGACTGGGTGGCCACCCTCCCCGAGACGATGCGCGACTACGTGCAATGGGGGTGGACGCAGACTGTTGCGGATACCATTTCGCCATCCTCCTCCGTGGAGGCTTATCTGCCCCACAACGCCCGGTTCGAGGTCGACGGTCGTTACACGCGCTGTTATGTCAATCTGTCCGTCTGGAATCCCGAGAGCTGCATCATCGAGAACGATACGCTGCGCTTCCGGGTCGGGGAGCGGCAGCCTGTCGTGGAGATCCCGTTGGCGGAACTGTTGCAAAAGCAGCTGTCGGCAAGCGGATTCGACCCTGCGGCGGGTGTGGCGCTGACCCGCGAACAGACGCTGCGGCTGTTGGATTATCGCGACGAACGGTGCCGGATCCTCTTCGAACAGCTTTCGGTAGAGCGTCGCGACTCGGTTGATGTCATTAACTCGCTCTCGGTGCATTCCCTGTGGTTGCGATGA
- the abc-f gene encoding ribosomal protection-like ABC-F family protein, whose protein sequence is MISIDNLTVSYGGWTLFDHISFLINPKDRIGLVGKNGAGKTTLLRIITGEQQPTSGAVTLNGDCTIGYLPQTMRVADTTTLVQETAKAFEEVLRLEAEIEDLTRQITERTDYESPAYEQLLHRLNDAQDQYHILGGETRDADIEKTLLGLGFKREDFNRATSEFSGGWRMRIELAKLLLRRPSIFLLDEPTNHLDIESIQWLEEYLKNYNGAVLLISHDRAFLDNVTNRTIELSLGKITDYKVPYSKYVVLRAERRAQQLAAYENQQRMIEKTEEFIEKFRYKPTKSNQVQSRIKQLERLERLEIEDEDLATLNIKFPPAPRSGQIVAEINDVGMSFGAKHVFSGANFTIEKGDRIAFVGRNGEGKTTMARILIGQLTPTEGSVRIGANVNIGYYAQNQDDLMDGEFTVYDTLDRVAVGDIRTRLRDILGAFLFRGEDIDKKVKVLSGGERARLAMARMMLEPRNLLVLDEPTNHMDMRSKDILKNAILKYDGTVVVVSHDREFLDGMVQKVYEFRDGGVKEYLGGIYYFLEKRKLESLQELERRDTPAKGAKGTPKTTPKTAPAGASGTGAASEAAKGASAADAKPAALSGKASYEQKKEQEKLLRKLRKAVETIETELGDLEKQIAAWDAKFAAATDYNEADYKAYNDLKARYDHQMHEWEKASYELEITEEQYNG, encoded by the coding sequence ATGATATCCATCGACAATCTGACCGTCAGTTACGGGGGCTGGACCCTCTTCGACCATATTTCATTTCTGATCAATCCGAAGGACCGCATCGGTCTGGTGGGCAAGAACGGTGCGGGCAAGACCACGCTGCTGCGCATCATCACCGGCGAACAACAGCCCACGTCGGGTGCGGTGACCCTCAACGGCGACTGCACGATCGGCTACCTGCCGCAGACGATGCGTGTGGCCGATACCACGACCCTGGTCCAGGAGACGGCCAAGGCCTTCGAGGAGGTGCTGCGCCTCGAGGCCGAGATCGAGGATCTCACGCGCCAGATCACCGAACGCACCGACTACGAATCGCCCGCCTACGAACAGCTGCTGCACCGTCTGAACGACGCACAGGATCAGTACCATATCCTCGGCGGCGAGACGCGTGACGCCGACATCGAGAAGACGCTGCTCGGACTGGGATTCAAGCGTGAGGATTTCAACCGTGCGACGAGTGAGTTCTCGGGCGGCTGGCGCATGCGCATCGAGTTGGCCAAACTGCTGCTGCGGCGGCCGTCGATCTTCCTGCTGGACGAGCCTACGAACCACCTCGACATCGAGTCGATCCAGTGGCTCGAAGAGTACCTCAAAAACTACAACGGGGCGGTGCTGCTCATCTCGCACGACCGTGCCTTCCTGGACAACGTCACCAACCGTACGATCGAACTCTCGCTGGGCAAGATCACCGACTACAAGGTGCCCTATTCGAAATACGTCGTGCTGCGGGCCGAGCGCCGGGCGCAGCAGCTGGCCGCCTACGAGAATCAGCAGCGGATGATCGAGAAGACCGAGGAGTTCATCGAGAAGTTCCGCTACAAGCCCACGAAGTCGAACCAGGTGCAGTCGCGCATCAAACAGCTCGAACGGCTCGAGCGGCTCGAGATCGAGGACGAGGATCTGGCGACGCTCAACATCAAGTTCCCGCCCGCGCCGCGTTCGGGACAGATCGTTGCCGAGATCAACGACGTCGGCATGTCGTTCGGCGCGAAACACGTCTTCAGCGGGGCGAACTTCACCATCGAGAAGGGCGACCGCATTGCCTTTGTCGGGCGCAACGGTGAGGGTAAGACCACGATGGCCCGGATTCTGATTGGGCAGCTGACCCCGACCGAGGGGTCGGTCCGCATCGGCGCCAACGTCAACATCGGCTACTACGCCCAGAATCAGGACGACCTGATGGACGGCGAATTTACGGTCTACGACACGCTGGACCGGGTGGCCGTGGGCGACATCCGCACGCGGCTGCGCGACATCCTGGGAGCCTTCCTTTTCCGCGGCGAGGATATCGACAAGAAGGTCAAGGTCCTCTCGGGCGGCGAACGGGCGCGTCTGGCCATGGCCCGCATGATGCTCGAGCCGCGCAACCTGCTGGTGCTGGACGAGCCCACGAACCACATGGACATGCGCTCGAAGGATATCCTCAAAAATGCCATTCTGAAGTACGACGGCACGGTGGTTGTCGTTTCGCACGACCGTGAGTTCCTCGATGGCATGGTGCAGAAGGTCTACGAATTCCGCGACGGCGGCGTCAAGGAGTATCTCGGGGGTATCTACTATTTTCTGGAAAAGCGCAAGCTGGAGTCGCTGCAGGAGCTCGAGCGGCGCGATACACCGGCCAAGGGAGCCAAGGGAACGCCGAAAACGACGCCGAAAACTGCTCCGGCAGGTGCATCCGGTACGGGTGCGGCGTCAGAGGCGGCAAAGGGGGCAAGCGCCGCGGATGCGAAACCGGCGGCCCTCTCCGGCAAGGCCTCCTACGAACAGAAGAAGGAGCAGGAGAAGCTGCTGCGCAAACTGCGCAAGGCGGTCGAGACGATCGAGACGGAGCTGGGCGATCTGGAGAAGCAGATCGCCGCGTGGGATGCGAAATTCGCTGCGGCAACCGACTACAACGAGGCCGACTACAAGGCATACAACGATCTGAAGGCCCGCTACGACCACCAGATGCACGAGTGGGAGAAGGCCTCCTATGAATTGGAAATCACCGAAGAACAATACAATGGATAA
- a CDS encoding DeoR/GlpR family DNA-binding transcription regulator, which translates to MNKPGEEPLLSLPERHSRILALLQQNGSISVTQLSELFRVSEVTIRKDLSYLEQQKKLYRTHGSAILISPYISDRHVNEKEKKNVAEKRAIGAAAAALISPDDSIIIASGTTMAFLAREIRPKGHLTVITAAVPVTRILSQEPDVDVIQLGGITRSSSVSVVGPFAESMLRNFNCSKLFIGVDGLDLEFGLTTTNMLEASLNNAMIQAAQKVVVLADSSKFGRRGFSKICDLEAVDRIITDSGIQPLYLDRLRERGVEVTVVEP; encoded by the coding sequence ATGAATAAACCTGGTGAAGAACCCTTGTTGAGCCTGCCGGAGCGTCACAGCCGGATTCTGGCCCTTCTGCAGCAGAACGGATCGATTTCGGTGACCCAGCTCTCCGAACTCTTCCGCGTGTCGGAGGTGACCATCCGCAAGGACCTCTCCTATCTCGAGCAACAGAAGAAGCTCTATCGAACGCATGGCAGCGCCATTCTGATCAGTCCCTATATCAGCGATCGTCACGTCAATGAGAAGGAGAAGAAGAACGTGGCCGAGAAACGGGCTATCGGCGCCGCGGCCGCCGCGTTGATCTCCCCCGACGATTCGATCATCATCGCCTCGGGAACGACCATGGCCTTCCTGGCCCGGGAGATTCGTCCCAAGGGCCATTTGACGGTCATTACGGCCGCCGTGCCCGTGACGCGGATCCTCTCGCAGGAGCCCGATGTCGACGTTATCCAGCTGGGCGGCATCACCCGCAGCAGTTCGGTTTCGGTGGTCGGGCCCTTTGCCGAGTCGATGCTGCGCAATTTCAACTGCAGCAAACTCTTCATCGGGGTCGACGGACTGGACCTCGAATTCGGACTGACGACCACCAACATGCTCGAGGCTTCGCTCAACAACGCCATGATTCAGGCGGCACAGAAGGTCGTTGTGCTGGCCGACAGTTCGAAGTTCGGGCGTCGGGGCTTCAGCAAGATCTGCGATCTGGAGGCCGTCGACCGGATCATTACCGACAGCGGCATTCAACCGCTCTATCTGGACCGGTTGCGTGAGCGCGGGGTGGAGGTGACGGTTGTGGAGCCTTGA
- the rpe gene encoding ribulose-phosphate 3-epimerase — MQRIVAPSMLSADFGHLDRDTRMIDRSAAEWVHIDVMDGVFVPNISFGFPVLKAIRKATSKFLDVHLMIVSPERYVERFVEAGADLVTFHLEAAEDPAACAALIRRAGAKVGVSIKPATPVEALREVLPAVDLVLVMSVEPGFGGQSFIEGSLEKIRRLRALARELGLDTLIEVDGGISAANAREVFEAGAEVLVAGSAVFKAGDPEAEIRRILGA; from the coding sequence ATGCAACGCATAGTAGCACCTTCGATGCTTTCGGCCGATTTCGGCCATCTGGACCGCGACACGCGGATGATCGACCGCAGCGCCGCCGAATGGGTTCATATCGACGTCATGGACGGCGTCTTCGTCCCGAACATCTCGTTCGGATTCCCCGTGCTGAAGGCCATCCGGAAGGCGACGTCGAAGTTCCTCGACGTGCATCTGATGATCGTCTCCCCGGAGCGGTATGTCGAACGTTTTGTCGAGGCGGGGGCCGATCTGGTCACTTTCCACCTGGAGGCGGCGGAGGATCCGGCGGCCTGTGCGGCGCTGATCCGCCGTGCCGGGGCGAAGGTCGGCGTCTCGATCAAACCCGCCACGCCGGTCGAGGCGCTGCGCGAGGTGCTGCCGGCGGTGGATCTGGTGCTGGTGATGAGTGTCGAGCCGGGATTCGGCGGGCAGTCCTTCATCGAGGGATCGCTCGAGAAGATCCGCCGGCTACGGGCGCTGGCCCGCGAGTTGGGGCTCGATACCCTCATCGAGGTCGACGGCGGTATTTCGGCGGCGAATGCCCGCGAGGTTTTCGAGGCCGGGGCCGAGGTGCTGGTGGCCGGGAGTGCCGTCTTCAAGGCAGGGGACCCGGAGGCCGAGATCCGTCGGATTCTTGGGGCCTGA